The following proteins come from a genomic window of Thiothrix winogradskyi:
- the nhaR gene encoding transcriptional activator NhaR, protein MINFKHLYYFREVATLGSIVRACESLNLTPQTISGQLQLLEDSLGVKLFRKQGRNLELTDAGHTARRYADEIFQLGIALEQALQTHPSGQARLFRVGIVDVVPKTIAYKLLEPAMQLSPQIHIVCNEGPLDDLLGELAMHRMELVIADKPLPNTMSIKGFSHRLGFSGISFFAHTTLKTRLQGEFPQCLHNAPLLIPSEGTSVRNELMNWFHQQKVQPTIIGEFDDSALMRAFGFGGAGIFVAPSVQEDTFTQEPDIHCIGRADGVMEQFFAISVERRISHPAVLAITKSAQDWLQPKAKV, encoded by the coding sequence GTGATCAATTTCAAACACTTATATTACTTTCGTGAAGTCGCCACACTCGGCAGCATTGTACGTGCCTGCGAAAGCCTGAACCTGACCCCGCAAACCATCAGCGGGCAATTGCAATTGCTGGAAGATTCCCTCGGCGTCAAACTCTTCCGCAAACAAGGCCGTAATCTGGAACTCACCGATGCAGGGCATACCGCCCGGCGTTATGCCGATGAAATATTCCAACTGGGCATTGCCTTGGAACAAGCTTTGCAGACGCATCCTTCCGGGCAGGCACGCTTGTTTAGGGTGGGTATCGTCGATGTTGTACCCAAAACCATTGCCTATAAATTGCTGGAACCGGCAATGCAACTCAGCCCGCAAATTCACATTGTATGCAATGAAGGCCCCCTCGACGACCTGCTGGGAGAACTCGCCATGCACCGCATGGAACTGGTGATTGCGGATAAGCCCCTCCCCAATACCATGTCAATCAAAGGCTTTTCGCACCGTTTAGGTTTCAGCGGCATTAGCTTTTTTGCACATACCACGCTGAAAACACGGTTGCAGGGCGAATTCCCGCAATGCTTACACAATGCACCCTTGCTGATTCCGAGCGAAGGCACCTCAGTGCGTAATGAACTGATGAATTGGTTTCATCAGCAAAAAGTACAGCCAACTATTATTGGGGAGTTTGATGACAGTGCGCTGATGCGGGCATTTGGCTTTGGTGGGGCAGGGATTTTTGTCGCCCCATCAGTACAGGAAGATACCTTTACCCAAGAACCGGATATTCATTGCATTGGGCGGGCAGACGGGGTAATGGAACAATTTTTTGCCATTTCGGTGGAACGGCGGATTAGCCATCCTGCGGTCTTGGCGATTACCAAGAGTGCACAGGACTGGCTACAACCGAAAGCCAAAGTGTAA
- a CDS encoding transglutaminase family protein, whose product MQRYKILHRTYYNFPGIVRLEPHTLRLRPREGYELRIESSSLNITPAATLRWHRDVEDNSVAIATFKTPTTQLVIESTIIIQQYNEAPLDFLVADYATYYPFTYLPDDQAVLSPYRQAGDPPSALLEHWVASLWQPGEKIQTYSLLQRLAERIQQTLKYQLREEPGVQSVTDTLTRGTGSCRDSAYLFMETARRLGFAARFVSGYLHAQLAPTDFGATHAWAEVFLPGAGWKGFDPTIGTIVGTDHIAVAVARQPESVPPVAGAFIGPAGATLTVGVWVTEI is encoded by the coding sequence ATGCAACGCTATAAAATCCTACACCGCACTTACTACAACTTCCCCGGCATTGTGCGCCTAGAACCGCACACCTTGCGCCTGCGCCCCCGCGAAGGCTACGAATTACGCATCGAATCCTCCAGCTTAAACATCACGCCTGCCGCCACCTTGCGCTGGCATCGTGACGTGGAAGACAATTCAGTCGCCATCGCCACGTTCAAAACCCCGACCACGCAACTGGTGATCGAAAGCACCATCATCATCCAGCAATATAACGAAGCCCCGCTGGATTTTCTGGTCGCCGATTACGCCACCTATTACCCGTTCACCTACCTGCCGGATGATCAAGCGGTATTGTCGCCTTACCGACAAGCAGGCGATCCACCTAGTGCTTTGCTGGAACACTGGGTCGCAAGCCTCTGGCAACCGGGCGAAAAAATCCAGACCTACAGCTTGCTGCAACGCCTTGCCGAACGCATCCAGCAAACCTTGAAGTATCAATTACGTGAAGAGCCGGGCGTGCAATCCGTGACCGACACGCTCACACGTGGCACAGGGTCGTGCCGTGATTCGGCGTATCTGTTCATGGAAACGGCACGGCGTTTAGGTTTCGCCGCCCGTTTTGTGAGCGGCTACCTGCACGCACAACTTGCCCCGACCGATTTCGGCGCAACCCATGCTTGGGCAGAAGTATTCCTCCCCGGTGCAGGCTGGAAAGGCTTTGACCCGACCATCGGCACGATCGTCGGGACCGACCACATTGCCGTCGCCGTCGCCCGTCAACCCGAATCCGTACCACCCGTGGCAGGCGCATTCATCGGGCCTGCGGGTGCAACGCTGACGGTAGGCGTTTGGGTGACGGAAATATGA
- a CDS encoding REP-associated tyrosine transposase — MGYNELRKGRYSSPSQEYFVTTVVHERYPVFEDFTAARMLVSHLPKLEREINVKWLAWVVMPDHFHALLRLEGNIGLSETLRRLKGGTARQLDQHLNHAGRFWQPGFYDRALRTEDDCLQIARYIVANPLRAGLVKHIGDYPHWDSIWL, encoded by the coding sequence TTGGGTTACAATGAATTACGTAAAGGGCGCTATAGCTCGCCATCACAAGAATACTTCGTCACAACGGTAGTGCATGAACGTTACCCTGTATTTGAAGATTTTACAGCAGCGCGGATGCTGGTGAGCCATTTGCCAAAACTTGAACGGGAAATCAACGTAAAATGGCTGGCATGGGTAGTAATGCCCGACCACTTTCATGCTTTGTTACGGCTGGAAGGTAATATTGGCTTATCCGAAACCCTGCGTCGTCTAAAAGGCGGCACTGCCCGACAGTTGGATCAGCATCTCAATCATGCAGGTCGTTTCTGGCAACCCGGATTTTATGATCGTGCTTTGCGTACAGAAGATGACTGTCTTCAAATTGCCCGTTACATCGTTGCAAATCCATTGCGTGCAGGGTTGGTAAAACATATTGGCGACTATCCGCATTGGGACTCCATTTGGCTGTAG
- a CDS encoding reverse transcriptase domain-containing protein, which produces MKRTLITLEAIAERKNLVAAFHKAAKGKRHRRDVQAFLQHFDTNLNRLGDDIRAARLPYGKFRAFQIHDPKKRLIHAACFEDRIFHHALMNLAGGVLERAMMPTSYACRPNMGVHKAAQHVQQHLRQYAYYAKIYISGYFAAIDHARLLQVLLRRFKGAECTAQLQRIIASHASTPQCGLPIGSLTSQYFANYYLDGLDRLLASLPAVRAHIRYMDDILWWCDSRQAVTATLQTVTRWLQQERGLQVKPTVQIQPSKHGVSYCGFRILQGTIRLSRRRKRRYQQRRQYWEQLYLNGMIDANQLQLAHAAVQAIAAGTDSLAWRRENLRRHPPLSL; this is translated from the coding sequence ATGAAACGCACCCTGATCACCCTTGAAGCCATCGCCGAACGCAAAAACCTCGTTGCCGCCTTCCACAAAGCCGCCAAAGGCAAACGCCACCGCCGCGACGTACAAGCCTTCCTGCAACACTTCGACACCAACCTCAACCGCCTCGGCGACGACATCCGCGCTGCCCGCCTGCCTTACGGCAAATTCCGCGCCTTCCAAATCCACGACCCCAAAAAGCGCCTGATTCACGCCGCCTGTTTTGAAGACCGCATCTTTCACCACGCCCTGATGAACCTTGCTGGGGGCGTGTTGGAACGCGCCATGATGCCCACCAGCTACGCCTGCCGCCCGAACATGGGTGTTCACAAAGCCGCGCAACACGTGCAGCAACACCTGCGCCAGTATGCGTATTACGCCAAGATCTACATCAGCGGCTATTTCGCCGCCATCGACCACGCCCGCCTGTTGCAAGTCCTGCTGCGCCGTTTCAAGGGGGCGGAATGCACCGCGCAATTGCAGCGCATCATCGCCAGTCACGCATCCACCCCACAATGCGGCTTGCCGATCGGTTCGCTGACCTCGCAATATTTCGCCAACTACTATCTGGACGGGCTGGATAGGCTGTTGGCAAGCCTGCCAGCGGTGCGGGCGCACATCCGTTACATGGATGACATCCTTTGGTGGTGCGATAGCAGGCAGGCGGTAACGGCAACCCTGCAAACAGTCACCCGCTGGCTACAGCAAGAGCGCGGTTTGCAGGTCAAACCCACGGTGCAAATCCAGCCCAGCAAACACGGCGTGAGTTACTGCGGTTTCCGCATTCTGCAAGGCACTATCCGCCTCAGCCGTCGGCGCAAACGCCGTTACCAGCAACGGCGGCAATACTGGGAACAGCTTTATCTGAACGGCATGATCGACGCCAACCAGCTACAGCTTGCCCATGCCGCTGTGCAAGCCATCGCCGCCGGAACGGATAGCCTCGCATGGCGACGGGAAAACTTGCGCCGCCACCCACCCCTATCGCTATAA
- a CDS encoding HRDC domain-containing protein produces MKQKFFRIPVANPDDTEADLNAFCDQHRVSNVDKQFVADAANSFWAVCVTWSDNEGSLAGNSFKRTTNPKTGKIDYKEVLNDDDFIVFSRLRELRKTIAERDGIAAYNVFTNEQLAAIVQRRISSKTALMEADGIGQTRADKYGDAFIECLQTLVVPNPADETHPDHP; encoded by the coding sequence ATGAAACAAAAATTTTTCAGGATTCCGGTAGCTAACCCGGATGACACCGAAGCCGACCTCAACGCCTTCTGTGACCAGCACCGTGTTTCCAATGTCGATAAACAGTTTGTCGCTGATGCAGCCAACAGCTTCTGGGCTGTCTGCGTCACTTGGTCAGACAACGAAGGTTCCCTCGCAGGCAACAGCTTCAAACGCACCACCAACCCCAAAACCGGTAAGATCGACTACAAGGAAGTGCTGAACGACGACGATTTCATTGTGTTTTCGCGCCTGCGTGAATTGCGCAAAACCATCGCCGAGCGTGACGGCATCGCCGCCTACAACGTTTTCACTAACGAACAACTCGCCGCCATCGTCCAACGCCGCATCAGCAGCAAAACCGCCTTGATGGAAGCGGATGGTATCGGGCAAACCCGCGCCGACAAATACGGTGATGCCTTCATTGAATGCCTGCAAACGCTTGTTGTGCCGAACCCCGCCGATGAAACGCACCCTGATCACCCTTGA
- a CDS encoding formylglycine-generating enzyme family protein: protein MTWGRLALLQVAGEEDAKLQKMATVFGYVKQSAPEPLIVDDADTASHHTTSTLIPFETTPDVAIPQRPPARFLRVNKIIRSTEPDKQASDYLHDPAMRLLPNANSTDSYHFAPPPPLLPLSRLIPFLLNSLGVSRTSKRLDQQQLARQVALGKALQRLPQMSRQHWAQRLHIIVDAGLHLEPYWGDFARVIQQFKALLGEDAVEAIRFEDTAWSGEIPDCIPWPGQADDEWQQWQLPPADVPILVLGDLGVTADNVSASAQWSRLLKVLRSHPAPLLTLSPVMRSPRQRWLCRTFKPHPLNDAYRLPRHPGQNGFALTAVLSVPMSEILALLSCLPVVDTGLLRRLRLALHWGGSEREGEIWNHPDIRRIGLGIRLDERVAEHYRQDYQAHFAGSQQAETLWQLVQAHHASAFEGLRQLEKLNQCVLEQRDDAALRDYLQRLCATVTQEGQGSARHKILVMQCRTILASKPESIWSSEHNELAYHLFGVAYAEDIRAGKWPEQLEKDFDPARLQWVLDAKAREEWVQWQVVQVGDQGQFKLQQAQRADGLAITPVAEFSALRGLPPTVLFAPIDGGQHSIAVEGAVYQAEQGLVGIESATHRVELQAITKPSWASQIWRDKKGLQAEVVFAGKVYTVLWREATDAVISYWEWPKPFGQEVLSDINSYQDGLGLYADLDIKGITQRFRWIEPGTFLMGSPESETDREPWINGSETQHPVTLTQGFWLADTTVTQSLWQAVMGKNPSSFTDSHNNPVEQVSWNDSQEFIKKLNGLLPGLQAKLPTEAQWEYACRAGTTTPFSFGNNITPEQVNYDGNYPYANGEKGLYREKTVPVKSLPANPWGLYEMHGNVWEWCQDVWQEKLPASPVKDPEGVAGGDQAGVKRVVRGGSWYINGRLVRSAFRYRYDPAERFSSLGFRLVLGLELQPAQQGGGTAKQEERTAGTQTGASGTPRQAGSAPGAVDKAGKFVKGLKNLFGK, encoded by the coding sequence ATGACATGGGGGCGGTTGGCACTGTTACAAGTGGCGGGAGAAGAGGATGCCAAGCTGCAAAAAATGGCGACTGTGTTTGGTTATGTCAAACAGTCTGCGCCAGAACCGCTTATCGTTGATGATGCCGATACCGCTTCACACCACACCACTTCAACGCTGATACCGTTTGAAACGACACCAGACGTAGCCATTCCACAACGCCCACCTGCCCGTTTTTTACGGGTCAATAAAATCATCCGTTCAACAGAGCCGGACAAACAAGCGTCGGACTATCTGCATGACCCCGCCATGCGTTTATTGCCTAATGCAAACAGCACGGATTCATACCATTTTGCACCGCCACCACCCTTATTGCCGCTCTCACGCCTTATTCCGTTTTTGTTGAATAGCCTTGGGGTATCTCGCACCAGCAAACGTTTGGATCAGCAACAACTGGCACGCCAAGTGGCATTGGGTAAAGCGTTGCAGCGTTTACCGCAGATGTCGCGCCAACATTGGGCGCAACGTTTGCATATTATTGTGGATGCAGGGCTGCATTTAGAACCGTATTGGGGCGATTTTGCGCGTGTCATCCAACAATTCAAGGCGTTGTTGGGTGAGGATGCTGTTGAAGCTATCCGTTTTGAGGATACGGCTTGGTCTGGGGAAATACCTGATTGTATCCCGTGGCCGGGGCAGGCGGATGACGAGTGGCAACAGTGGCAACTCCCACCAGCGGATGTACCGATTTTGGTCTTGGGGGATTTGGGGGTAACAGCCGATAATGTTAGTGCAAGTGCTCAGTGGTCGCGTTTGCTCAAGGTATTGCGTTCGCATCCTGCACCACTACTGACTCTCAGCCCCGTGATGCGCTCCCCGCGTCAGCGGTGGCTATGCCGCACATTCAAGCCACACCCTTTAAATGATGCTTATCGGTTGCCACGTCATCCGGGGCAAAATGGCTTTGCGTTGACGGCAGTTTTATCTGTTCCCATGAGTGAGATTCTGGCTTTATTGTCGTGTTTGCCGGTGGTGGATACGGGGTTATTGCGGCGTTTGCGGCTGGCATTGCATTGGGGCGGTAGTGAACGGGAAGGCGAAATCTGGAATCACCCTGACATCCGCCGCATTGGATTAGGTATCCGTTTGGATGAGCGGGTAGCAGAACATTACCGCCAAGACTATCAAGCGCATTTCGCCGGTTCGCAGCAAGCCGAAACATTGTGGCAGCTTGTGCAAGCGCATCACGCCTCTGCTTTTGAGGGGTTGCGGCAACTGGAAAAACTGAATCAGTGTGTGTTGGAACAGCGTGATGATGCCGCGTTACGGGACTATCTGCAACGCTTGTGTGCCACTGTTACCCAAGAGGGACAAGGTTCGGCACGGCATAAAATCTTGGTAATGCAATGCCGCACTATTCTGGCTTCTAAACCAGAAAGCATTTGGAGTAGTGAGCATAATGAGCTGGCGTATCACTTGTTTGGGGTGGCTTACGCAGAAGACATTCGGGCGGGTAAGTGGCCTGAGCAATTGGAAAAAGACTTTGATCCGGCACGATTGCAGTGGGTGCTGGATGCAAAGGCGCGGGAGGAATGGGTTCAGTGGCAGGTAGTGCAAGTCGGTGATCAGGGGCAATTTAAGCTACAACAAGCACAACGGGCAGATGGGTTGGCAATAACACCTGTTGCGGAATTCAGTGCGTTGCGTGGTTTGCCACCGACGGTATTGTTTGCTCCCATTGATGGTGGTCAGCATTCTATCGCAGTGGAAGGAGCTGTTTATCAAGCCGAACAGGGATTGGTTGGAATCGAATCAGCTACCCATCGGGTAGAATTGCAGGCTATTACCAAACCTAGTTGGGCAAGCCAGATCTGGCGTGACAAAAAAGGCTTGCAGGCTGAAGTTGTTTTTGCGGGTAAGGTATATACCGTCCTATGGAGGGAGGCAACCGATGCAGTTATCAGTTATTGGGAATGGCCTAAACCTTTTGGGCAAGAGGTACTGAGTGATATTAATAGCTATCAGGATGGTTTAGGTCTTTACGCTGACCTTGACATAAAAGGCATCACCCAACGCTTCCGCTGGATCGAACCCGGCACATTCCTCATGGGTTCGCCCGAATCCGAAACAGACCGTGAACCGTGGATAAATGGCAGTGAAACCCAACACCCAGTCACCCTAACCCAAGGCTTCTGGCTGGCAGATACCACTGTCACCCAATCGCTATGGCAAGCTGTCATGGGTAAAAATCCCAGCAGCTTCACCGACAGTCACAATAACCCGGTAGAACAGGTAAGCTGGAATGACAGTCAGGAATTTATTAAAAAACTGAATGGCCTGCTTCCCGGTCTTCAGGCCAAACTTCCGACTGAAGCCCAGTGGGAATACGCTTGCCGTGCCGGAACCACCACGCCGTTTTCGTTCGGCAATAACATCACCCCAGAACAAGTTAATTACGACGGAAATTACCCCTACGCCAATGGTGAAAAAGGTCTATATAGAGAAAAGACTGTTCCCGTCAAATCCCTTCCAGCCAACCCGTGGGGGTTGTATGAAATGCACGGCAACGTGTGGGAATGGTGTCAGGATGTGTGGCAAGAAAAATTACCGGCTTCGCCGGTTAAAGATCCGGAGGGTGTCGCCGGAGGCGACCAAGCGGGCGTCAAGCGCGTCGTTCGCGGCGGTTCGTGGTACATCAACGGCAGGCTCGTGCGTTCTGCCTTCCGTTACAGGTACGATCCCGCTGAGCGTTTCAGCTCCCTTGGTTTCCGGCTTGTCCTAGGTCTTGAGCTACAGCCAGCCCAGCAGGGCGGTGGAACCGCAAAACAAGAGGAGCGGACGGCGGGGACACAGACAGGCGCGAGCGGGACGCCGCGACAGGCTGGGTCAGCGCCGGGAGCGGTGGACAAAGCAGGAAAATTTGTCAAAGGATTGAAGAATCTTTTCGGGAAGTAG
- a CDS encoding AAA family ATPase → MSKQEVPKLKDFIPPNFTVSNLGRKLHHVFNEEDCYALWAAYSAGRPLLVRGKPGTGKSQMAKAIAEQLGWAFVSEVIHGSTELSDLHCHFDAIGRLGEA, encoded by the coding sequence ATGTCTAAACAAGAAGTGCCTAAGCTCAAGGATTTTATCCCTCCCAATTTTACCGTTTCCAATCTGGGGCGGAAGTTGCACCACGTTTTCAACGAAGAGGATTGCTACGCACTCTGGGCGGCGTATTCCGCAGGGCGACCGTTGTTGGTGAGAGGAAAACCGGGGACAGGTAAGAGCCAGATGGCAAAAGCGATAGCCGAACAATTGGGCTGGGCGTTTGTCAGTGAAGTCATACACGGTAGTACCGAACTTAGCGATTTGCATTGCCACTTTGATGCGATAGGGCGTTTAGGTGAAGCGTAA
- a CDS encoding trypsin-like peptidase domain-containing protein, translating to MNPHLIVKITVLRTDQDKHGKTRTRTGTGYVIADGLVLTAHHVVEFAERDKMQPIQLEWTKLSNKDDPCTAQMTKVIWAKHDVAILECVMPALVKAHSVNLPKLAISKVVSRKHWESAGYPKIKQFQLEDATGEFGVDLDEPTLNLTLTDTYDHVSVPKELIETGWGGMSGAPVFSLDSGQLQAVIIVHNLWMKQRLVAVSIPWLLHNEELFREIVKPAKQVTAQLHAKVKAEATRILDGQAVLREKLKAALKLDSCAIAADIAAHLVEKQEVSQAVGVLAQISLELDKKKPESLKERWEDYLTHVEQLCGWLLINSVDPDWWLQHEASLQSIAQDSVTRSLSLDTQAYVEVIISRSLLQQARYDLDEYGDPIPASSIHDPMVFDGHTAGASDIQILSEIFKQLRRVDSAPQDVDRLLADIQKTARALSKRQGGKPIYYIVSNTYLEMLKDLACYPKLKEKLAGCVQFICCVQTSLDELSPCREDQSSLLEDLAVILRLKNPKRVAAHV from the coding sequence ATGAACCCGCATCTGATCGTCAAAATCACAGTGCTTCGCACTGATCAGGACAAGCATGGGAAAACGCGGACAAGGACAGGAACTGGATATGTTATTGCTGATGGGCTAGTTCTTACTGCCCATCATGTGGTTGAGTTTGCAGAGCGGGATAAGATGCAGCCCATTCAGTTGGAATGGACAAAGCTATCCAACAAGGATGATCCATGCACGGCACAAATGACCAAAGTAATTTGGGCTAAGCATGATGTGGCTATTTTGGAGTGTGTTATGCCAGCTTTGGTAAAGGCACATTCGGTGAATTTACCAAAGCTGGCAATAAGCAAAGTCGTTAGTCGTAAGCATTGGGAAAGTGCAGGTTATCCCAAAATTAAGCAGTTTCAACTTGAAGATGCTACGGGAGAATTTGGTGTTGATTTGGATGAACCCACCTTAAATCTAACATTAACTGATACTTACGATCATGTCAGTGTTCCAAAAGAGTTAATTGAAACGGGTTGGGGCGGAATGTCTGGCGCACCTGTATTTAGTCTTGACAGTGGGCAGTTACAAGCCGTGATCATCGTGCATAACTTATGGATGAAACAACGGTTAGTAGCCGTTTCAATTCCGTGGCTATTGCACAATGAAGAATTATTTCGTGAAATCGTTAAGCCTGCTAAGCAGGTAACAGCCCAATTGCACGCCAAGGTAAAAGCCGAAGCGACACGCATTCTGGATGGACAAGCGGTGCTGCGTGAGAAATTGAAAGCCGCCTTGAAGCTGGATTCCTGTGCTATCGCGGCTGACATCGCAGCACACCTTGTTGAAAAGCAAGAGGTTAGTCAGGCAGTTGGAGTACTCGCTCAAATCTCGTTGGAGCTAGATAAGAAAAAGCCGGAGTCACTCAAGGAGCGCTGGGAAGATTATCTAACCCATGTTGAGCAATTGTGCGGCTGGTTGTTGATCAATAGCGTTGATCCTGACTGGTGGCTTCAACATGAGGCAAGTTTGCAAAGCATTGCCCAAGATAGCGTTACCCGCAGTTTATCGCTGGATACACAAGCCTATGTGGAAGTCATCATTTCGCGCAGTTTATTACAGCAAGCCCGCTATGATCTTGATGAATACGGTGATCCCATACCCGCCAGCAGCATTCATGACCCGATGGTGTTTGATGGGCATACGGCGGGTGCATCCGATATTCAGATATTGAGTGAGATTTTTAAGCAATTGCGACGAGTCGACAGCGCACCGCAAGATGTTGATAGGCTTCTGGCTGATATACAAAAAACTGCCCGTGCCTTATCGAAACGTCAAGGTGGTAAACCGATCTATTACATCGTTTCTAATACTTATTTGGAGATGTTAAAGGATTTGGCTTGTTACCCGAAGCTGAAAGAAAAACTAGCAGGATGTGTACAGTTCATCTGTTGTGTGCAAACGAGTCTTGATGAGTTGTCGCCTTGTCGTGAAGATCAAAGTTCGTTGCTGGAAGATCTAGCCGTTATACTCCGACTCAAGAACCCCAAGCGAGTAGCTGCCCATGTCTAA
- a CDS encoding trypco2 family protein: protein MGQKLELAAVLEALREELNIAKREGDGHDLRFNIDNLEVELQTVVEKKVAGEAGGKVRFWVLDADTKASGEYKDAVTQKIKLTLKVVDTSKPAIDGKSPLAQVGGDS, encoded by the coding sequence ATGGGACAAAAACTCGAACTGGCGGCAGTACTTGAAGCATTACGTGAAGAGCTGAATATTGCTAAGCGTGAAGGCGATGGGCATGACCTGCGTTTTAACATTGATAATCTGGAAGTGGAGCTGCAAACCGTCGTTGAAAAAAAAGTGGCGGGTGAGGCGGGGGGAAAAGTTAGGTTTTGGGTATTGGATGCTGATACCAAAGCCAGTGGTGAGTACAAGGATGCTGTCACACAGAAGATCAAACTCACTTTGAAAGTGGTTGATACCAGTAAACCAGCAATAGATGGTAAGTCACCATTGGCTCAGGTAGGTGGCGATAGCTGA
- the guaA gene encoding glutamine-hydrolyzing GMP synthase, whose protein sequence is MTQNIHADRVLILDFGSQYTQLIARRVREVGVYCEIYPWDVEAQAVADFGAKGIILSGGPESVTDAEPPKAPENVFTLGVPVLGICYGMQTMAVQLGGAVESSSHCEFGYAQVRARGHTELLREIEDHVTADGFGLLDVWMSHGDKVTAMPEGFKLMASTDSAPIAGMADESRHFYALQFHPEVTHTKQGKRILQRFVQGICGCAGLWTTANIIDENIRTVREKVGSDEVILGLSGGVDSSVVAALLHKAIGTQLTCVFVDTGLLRYREGDQVMAMFAEHMGVKVIRVDAEERFLSALAGVTDPEKKRKIIGGLFIDIFDEESSKLTSAKWLAQGTIYPDVIESAGAKTGKAHLIKSHHNVGGLPENMKLGLVEPLRELFKDEVRVMGVELGLPPEMVYRHPFPGPGLGVRILGEVKKEYADLLRLADHIFIEELRKHDLYDKTSQAFAVFLPVKSVGVTGDGRRYDYVIALRAVETIDFMTARWAHLPYELLDLLSRRIINEIRGVSRVVYDISGKPPATIEWE, encoded by the coding sequence ATGACACAGAATATTCATGCGGATCGTGTACTGATCCTCGATTTCGGTTCGCAATATACGCAGTTGATTGCGCGGCGCGTGCGCGAGGTTGGGGTTTATTGTGAGATTTACCCGTGGGATGTGGAGGCGCAAGCCGTCGCTGATTTTGGTGCGAAGGGCATTATCCTTTCGGGTGGCCCTGAGTCGGTGACGGATGCTGAACCGCCGAAAGCACCGGAGAATGTGTTTACGCTGGGTGTGCCGGTGTTGGGCATTTGCTACGGGATGCAGACGATGGCGGTGCAACTCGGTGGTGCGGTGGAATCGTCCAGCCATTGCGAGTTTGGTTATGCGCAAGTGCGGGCGCGTGGGCATACCGAATTATTGCGTGAAATCGAAGATCATGTGACCGCTGACGGTTTTGGTTTGCTGGATGTGTGGATGTCGCATGGCGATAAAGTCACCGCGATGCCGGAAGGCTTTAAGCTGATGGCCAGCACCGATTCCGCGCCGATTGCGGGGATGGCGGATGAATCGCGGCATTTCTACGCGCTGCAATTCCACCCGGAAGTGACTCATACCAAGCAGGGCAAGCGTATTTTGCAACGCTTTGTGCAGGGCATTTGCGGTTGTGCGGGGTTGTGGACGACGGCGAATATCATCGACGAAAACATCCGCACGGTGCGTGAGAAAGTCGGATCGGATGAAGTCATCCTTGGCTTGTCTGGCGGGGTGGATTCGTCGGTGGTTGCGGCGTTATTGCACAAGGCGATTGGTACGCAATTGACTTGCGTATTCGTGGATACGGGTTTGCTGCGTTACCGCGAAGGCGATCAAGTGATGGCGATGTTCGCCGAACACATGGGCGTGAAAGTGATCCGGGTGGATGCGGAGGAACGTTTCCTGTCAGCTCTCGCGGGTGTCACTGACCCGGAGAAAAAGCGCAAGATTATTGGCGGGTTGTTCATTGATATTTTCGATGAGGAGTCTTCCAAGCTGACTTCGGCGAAATGGTTGGCGCAAGGCACGATTTACCCCGATGTGATCGAGTCTGCGGGGGCGAAAACCGGTAAGGCGCATTTGATTAAGTCGCACCATAACGTCGGTGGTTTGCCGGAAAACATGAAGCTGGGGCTGGTCGAGCCGTTACGTGAATTGTTTAAGGACGAAGTGCGCGTGATGGGCGTGGAACTCGGTTTGCCGCCGGAAATGGTGTATCGCCATCCGTTCCCCGGCCCTGGTTTGGGCGTGCGGATTCTGGGTGAGGTGAAGAAGGAATACGCGGATTTGCTGCGGCTGGCTGACCATATTTTCATTGAAGAACTGCGCAAGCATGATTTGTATGACAAGACTTCGCAGGCGTTTGCGGTGTTTTTGCCGGTGAAATCGGTGGGTGTGACCGGCGATGGGCGGCGTTACGATTATGTGATTGCGTTGCGGGCGGTGGAGACGATTGACTTCATGACGGCGCGTTGGGCGCATTTGCCGTATGAGTTGTTGGATCTATTGTCGCGGCGGATTATCAATGAAATACGTGGGGTTTCGCGGGTGGTTTATGATATTTCGGGGAAACCTCCGGCTACGATTGAGTGGGAGTGA